A part of Pongo pygmaeus isolate AG05252 chromosome 14, NHGRI_mPonPyg2-v2.0_pri, whole genome shotgun sequence genomic DNA contains:
- the LOC129011302 gene encoding uncharacterized protein LOC129011302: MRAGWAQSHRDPDGPVSRVGSAQHPEHSGDPEGPVILLAQTCPAGSRPVDQQGPPSADPWAGCCGPASPGGERTATPWEPRSFCTAQAWLGAQAQKRRFCISTRLNTLMPSCAAPVGLPGTSVGSVSTVKHWAEFSGGGFRTYLQLEYLERANALARQKEVSFLLPAVLRRLSYGGPVLRILSMPDDTLIMIREDGAIYFWSLQLKLKRRKRVFDKSTSRNPRWMTDVISMLHCNKLIIRTSRVMLLFNPEMNNRPRVVAHACNSSTLGSRGRQII, encoded by the exons ATGCGGGCTGGGTGGGCCCAGTCTCACCGAGACCCTGATGGGCCAGTGTCTCGGGTGGGGTCTGCGCAGCATCCTGAACACAGCGGCGATCCTGAGGGACCCGTGATTCTTCTAGCCCAAACCTGCCCCGCTGGGTCTCGGCCGGTGGACCAGCAGGGGCCGCCGAGTGCCGACCCCTGGGCTGGCTGCTGTGGGCCTGCCTCACCCGGCGGAGAACGCACAGCCACTCCGTGGGAACCGAGGAGCTTCTGCACCGCGCAGGCCTGGCTAGGAGCCCAAGCGCAGAAAAG ACGTTTTTGTATTTCGACAAGGCTGAACACCTTAATGCCAAGCTGTGCCGCTCCAGTTGGCCTGCCCGGCACATCAGTGGGGAGCGTGTCT ACTGTGAAGCACTGGGCAGAATTCAGTGGG GGTGGCTTCCGCACGTATCTGCAGCTAGAGTATTTGGAGCGAGCTAATGCTTTGGCCCGACAGAAAGAGgtttccttcctgctgcctgcTGTGCTGCGGAGGCTGTCATATGGGGGTCCCGTGCTGCGCATTCTCTCTATGCCTGACGACACCTTAATCATGATCAGAGAAGATGGAGCTATTTATTTCTGGTCCCTGCAGCTGAAGTTGAAAAGAAGAAAGCGGGTCTTT GACAAGTCCACCAGCCGGAACCCCAGGTGGATGACAGATGTCATCAGCATGCTACACTGCAATAAACTGATCATCAGGACCAGCAGAGTGATGCTGCTCTTCAACCCAGAAATGAACAATCggccaagagtggtggctcacgcctgtaattccagcactttgggaagccgaggtaggcaaatcatttga